The genomic region CTATGCTTCAAGTAGTGCTGCTGGTGGACTTAGAATGAGTGTTCATGGTTTAGTTAAAGAAATGACTGCAAAAGCAGCAAATGAAGCAGCCTTAGGAGCCGGAGCAGTAGTTAGAATGGTGACAGTTGGTATACTCTCTGAATTTGATTTAGATAGTCTAGTTAAACTCAATCCAAACATTATAATTTTATCAGGTGGAGTTGATTATGGTGAAAAGAAGACTGTAATTACAAATGCCAAACTTATTTCAAAAACAGCTCTTACCTCCCCTATAGTCTATGCAGGGAATATAGCTGCTGCTAATGAAGTTAAGCAAATATTAAAAAATGCTAATAAAAAAGTATATGTTGTTGACAATGTATACCCTAATATTGATGAATTAAATATTAAACCAGCAAGAGAGATAATCCAAAATGTCTTTGAAGAGCATATTGTAAAAGCACCTGGAATGGAAAAAATAAGAGATATGGTTGATCAAACTATTCTTCCTACACCTGGAGCAGTAATGAAAATTTCATCACTTTTAGCAGATAAAATAGGGGATTTAATTATTGTTGATATAGGTGGAGCAACTACAGATGTTCATTCCATAACTAATGGTTCACCTTCAATTCAACGGATTACTATTTCTCCAGAACCACACAGTAAAAGAACGGTTGAAGGAGATTTAGGAGTTTTTTATAATGTTGAAAATGTTATTAAAATCGTTAATAAAAATATATTTAAAAAAATTGGTATAGATGACATAGATATTTTTAAGTCCAAGGTTAAACAAATTCCACAAACTAAAAAGGAAGAGAAATATTACGAGATTTTGGGAAAAGTTGCGGCTAAAAAAGCAGTCGAAAGACATGCAGGAAAGATAAGACAGTTATTTGGACCAACTGGTAGAAAAAATGTAGCTAAAGGAAGAGATTTAACAGCCACAAAATATATTATCGGAACTGGTGGGGTATTGGTTAGAAATTCTGGTGCTGAAAGAATATTAGAAAGCATAAAATCAGATGTCACTGTTAATGAGATTATTACTAAATCTAAGATTTTACCTTCTCAAATTTTATTACCATCAAAAGATGCAAAAACACTAATTGATAACTTATATCTTTTTTCAAGTCTTGGTTGTTTTTGCGACAGATATCCTGAGCAATCTATAAGATTAGCAAA from Actinomycetota bacterium harbors:
- a CDS encoding glutamate mutase L, with the translated sequence MKVDILVAEIGSTTTKVNAFNFDSNNNLLYIGRGEDITTVEDGDVTIGLEKAINQLKKNLNTKKLLWSNFYASSSAAGGLRMSVHGLVKEMTAKAANEAALGAGAVVRMVTVGILSEFDLDSLVKLNPNIIILSGGVDYGEKKTVITNAKLISKTALTSPIVYAGNIAAANEVKQILKNANKKVYVVDNVYPNIDELNIKPAREIIQNVFEEHIVKAPGMEKIRDMVDQTILPTPGAVMKISSLLADKIGDLIIVDIGGATTDVHSITNGSPSIQRITISPEPHSKRTVEGDLGVFYNVENVIKIVNKNIFKKIGIDDIDIFKSKVKQIPQTKKEEKYYEILGKVAAKKAVERHAGKIRQLFGPTGRKNVAKGRDLTATKYIIGTGGVLVRNSGAERILESIKSDVTVNEIITKSKILPSQILLPSKDAKTLIDNLYLFSSLGCFCDRYPEQSIRLAKQSIGLKI